A region from the Rosa rugosa chromosome 6, drRosRugo1.1, whole genome shotgun sequence genome encodes:
- the LOC133717172 gene encoding uncharacterized protein LOC133717172 isoform X2: MASNLAGDDLSSSVPPKGPRPPSTDLPPLECTYCGDKGHTEQRCYELVGYLEWWDFIKKPRKNIDAKKSKGVATTTKEPPSANIAQSGHSDPVGSWLWC, encoded by the exons ATGGCTAGCAACCTTGCCGGCGACGACCTGTCTTCTTCAGTTCCTCCTAAAGGGCCTCGGCCTCCCAGCACTGATCTTCCCCCATTGGAGTGTACTTATTGTGGAGACAAAGGGCATACTGAGCAGAGGTGTTATGAACTAGTTGGGTATCTAGAATGGTGGGATTTCATCAAGAAGCCACGGAAGAATATAGATGCGAAGAAGAGTAAAGGTGTTGCGACCACTACAAAAGAACCCCCCTCTGCAAACATTGCTCAGTCAG gacattctgacccAGTAggttcttggttatggtgttag
- the LOC133717172 gene encoding uncharacterized protein LOC133717172 isoform X1 — protein MASNLAGDDLSSSVPPKGPRPPSTDLPPLECTYCGDKGHTEQRCYELVGYLEWWDFIKKPRKNIDAKKSKGVATTTKEPPSANIAQSGMDGKGHSDPVGSWLWC, from the exons ATGGCTAGCAACCTTGCCGGCGACGACCTGTCTTCTTCAGTTCCTCCTAAAGGGCCTCGGCCTCCCAGCACTGATCTTCCCCCATTGGAGTGTACTTATTGTGGAGACAAAGGGCATACTGAGCAGAGGTGTTATGAACTAGTTGGGTATCTAGAATGGTGGGATTTCATCAAGAAGCCACGGAAGAATATAGATGCGAAGAAGAGTAAAGGTGTTGCGACCACTACAAAAGAACCCCCCTCTGCAAACATTGCTCAGTCAGGTATGGATGGTAAAG gacattctgacccAGTAggttcttggttatggtgttag